A single Dasypus novemcinctus isolate mDasNov1 chromosome 4, mDasNov1.1.hap2, whole genome shotgun sequence DNA region contains:
- the LOC101436884 gene encoding olfactory receptor 5K1-like, with product MTEHNYSITTEFILIGFTEQPEMKPPLFVVFLVIYLITMVGNLGLVALIFRERHLHTPMYIFLANLALMDSCCSSAITPKMLENLFSEDRLISLYECMAQFYFFCFAETADCFLLAAMAYDRYVAICSPLQYYTRMSKKFCIHLTAGAYIAGNLHSMIHVGFLFRLTFCGSHRINHFYCDLLPLCRLSCVDPFINELMIFIFSGTIQSFTITTVLISYLYILITIFKMKTKQGKGKALSTCASHFLSVSIFYGSLLFMYARPSTVKVENNDRPVAVFYALVIPLLNPFIYSLRNKEVINVMKRIMEKNKSHNMFKQISPPVEN from the coding sequence ATGACTGAGCATAACTACTCCATAACAACTGAATTTATCCTGATAGGATTTACAGAGCAACCAGAGATGAAACCCCCTCTGTTTGTGGTGTTCCTTGTCATCTATCTGATCACCATGGTGGGAAATCTTGGCTTGGTGGCATTGATCTTCAGGGAACGTCATCTTCACACACCAATGTACATCTTTCTGGCAAACCTGGCTCTGATGGACTCCTGCTGTTCCTCTGCTATTACCCCCAAGATGTTAGAGAACTTATTTTCAGAAGACAGATTGATTTCCCTCTATGAATGCAtggcacaattttattttttctgctttgcTGAAACTGCAGACTGTTTTCTTCTGGCAGCAATGGCCTATGATAGATATGTGGCAATATGTAGCCCACTGCAGTATTATACCAGGATGTCAAAAAAATTCTGCATTCACTTAACTGCTGGGGCCTACATAGCTGGAAATCTGCATTCTATGATTcatgtagggtttctgtttagaTTAACTTTTTGTGGTTCTCATCGAATTAATCACTTTTATTGTGATCTTCTCCCACTGTGCAGACTTTCCTGTGTAGACCCTTTTATTAATGAGCTCATGATATTTATCTTTTCAGGGACCATTCAAAGTTTCACTATTACCACAGTCCTAATCTCTTATCTTTATATTCTCATcactattttcaaaatgaaaaccaaacaagGAAAAGGCAAAGCTTTATCAACTTGTGCATCccactttctctctgtctcaatATTCTATGGTTCTCTTCTCTTCATGTATGCTAGACCAAGTACAGTTAAGGTAGAGAATAATGACAGACCGGTTGCTGTTTTTTATGCTCTAGTAATTCCTTTATTAAATCCTTTTATTTATAGTCTGAGAAATAAGGAAGTAATAAATGTTATGAAAAGAATTATGGAGAAGAATAAATCTCACAATATGTTTAAACAAATATCACCCCCTGTGGAAAACTGA